In a single window of the Desulfovibrio mangrovi genome:
- a CDS encoding 2-oxoacid:acceptor oxidoreductase family protein, whose product MKKLQHIERFEMRLSGTGGQGLITLGRMLGYALAIGHGYYATQTQSYGPEARGGSSRADVVVSSKPISYPKTENLDLLVALSQQACNSYYHYMKRSGILLVDSQLVQQPPTNVYLGLPFTEMATKKIGNPMTLNTIVLGAVTHLLPFADVKAMRTALLENLPKKIHEVNLKAFNLGLKQAKQKFGDAPNLWQSAEAGAEAEADFSD is encoded by the coding sequence ATGAAGAAGCTCCAGCATATTGAACGGTTTGAAATGCGCCTTTCCGGCACCGGTGGTCAGGGGCTTATCACCCTTGGCAGAATGCTCGGCTATGCCCTTGCCATCGGGCACGGGTACTACGCCACCCAGACGCAGAGCTATGGTCCTGAAGCGCGGGGCGGCTCCAGCCGTGCAGACGTGGTGGTGAGTAGCAAGCCCATCAGCTATCCCAAGACCGAGAACCTGGACCTGCTTGTGGCGCTGTCGCAGCAGGCATGTAACTCCTATTACCATTACATGAAGCGTTCCGGTATTCTGCTTGTGGATTCGCAACTGGTGCAGCAGCCACCCACGAACGTCTATCTCGGGCTTCCGTTCACGGAAATGGCGACCAAGAAGATCGGCAATCCCATGACGCTGAACACCATTGTACTTGGGGCTGTTACGCACCTTCTGCCTTTTGCTGATGTAAAGGCAATGCGCACCGCGTTGCTTGAGAACCTGCCCAAGAAGATTCATGAGGTGAACCTCAAGGCCTTCAACCTCGGACTGAAGCAGGCCAAGCAGAAGTTCGGCGATGCTCCTAATCTGTGGCAGAGCGCCGAGGCCGGTGCAGAAGCTGAAGCGGATTTCTCCGACTAG
- a CDS encoding AMIN domain-containing protein, with protein MCNKFIAALVMICTLMVLPAHADKTKKEGKLAPAVIKNMGVTKDGDAELFCLDFSDPRIPDLETIDDEKKPRLFFDVIEVKEWKGQKSYDIKGAMIKQVRTGYNAESKKLRVVLDLNPVYNYNIEPSYDDRYNLFCIAISARSVRK; from the coding sequence ATGTGTAACAAGTTTATTGCAGCCCTTGTCATGATATGCACCCTGATGGTTTTGCCCGCCCATGCCGATAAGACAAAAAAGGAAGGCAAACTCGCTCCCGCGGTCATCAAGAACATGGGGGTAACCAAAGACGGAGATGCAGAGCTTTTCTGCCTGGATTTCAGCGACCCGCGCATTCCGGACCTTGAAACCATTGATGACGAGAAAAAACCACGTCTGTTCTTTGATGTCATCGAGGTAAAGGAATGGAAAGGGCAGAAGTCGTATGATATCAAGGGAGCAATGATCAAACAGGTCAGAACCGGATATAATGCCGAAAGCAAAAAGCTGCGCGTTGTTCTGGACCTGAACCCCGTGTACAACTACAATATCGAACCGTCCTACGATGATCGATACAACCTGTTCTGCATAGCCATATCCGCCCGCTCCGTCCGGAAATAA
- a CDS encoding DAK2 domain-containing protein, translating into MRVIQAATKRLVEKHGHLNDINVFPVPDGDTGSNMAGTMRNIVTTSTKSIERSIGKMSNVIAESALMSARGNSGVILAQFLCGFSEGVKGLKRITPSDFSNAASTAARRAMESISDPREGTILTVINDWADHLKANCHNYQNFHELLHDSLEQAKLSVRSTTDKLASLKKADVVDAGGLGFVYLLEGIVEFTERGSLRDNAEDYVVVNSYSPVQDRVSVDSLEFLYCTECLVTGQAIDANALRKQLSPLGDSLIVAGTPEKVRVHVHTNEPETAFAIAATFGTVSAQKAENMLEQHRRLLADVQQQTGIITDSTCDLPEQLLNEYGIRVAPLRLFLNDEEFVDKITISTEDFNSRLASSTSARTSQPAPGDFKRLYEEMQDHYQEVAALHVMARYSGTMQSSKAVGSMVWNDNLTMLDTNTLTGGLGLVVLRAAQRAREGMTAADIVRIAEEESQNVRVFVSMDTLDFAVRGGRMTRSQGMLARLLRIKPVLEFNSREQGKVNVVAKALGTQRSEDKLFAMLARDMQAKGDCDLQFAITHVNVPKVAERYAKRMEKELGVAPLYIMQASPVLGCHSGPGACAVSMLMSPKVKEA; encoded by the coding sequence ATGCGTGTGATACAGGCGGCAACCAAGCGGCTGGTAGAAAAACACGGACACCTCAATGACATAAACGTGTTCCCTGTTCCAGACGGTGACACCGGCAGCAACATGGCCGGCACCATGCGCAATATCGTCACCACTTCCACCAAGAGCATTGAACGCTCCATCGGCAAGATGAGCAACGTCATTGCCGAATCGGCCCTAATGAGCGCACGGGGAAATTCCGGCGTCATTCTTGCCCAGTTCCTTTGCGGTTTTTCAGAAGGGGTAAAGGGTCTCAAGCGCATCACGCCGTCAGATTTTTCCAACGCCGCCTCAACTGCGGCACGCCGCGCCATGGAGTCCATCTCTGACCCGCGCGAAGGCACCATTCTCACGGTTATCAACGACTGGGCAGATCATCTGAAAGCCAACTGCCACAACTACCAGAACTTCCACGAACTGCTGCACGATTCGCTTGAGCAAGCCAAGCTCTCCGTACGCTCCACCACGGACAAGCTGGCCTCGCTGAAAAAAGCCGACGTCGTGGATGCCGGCGGACTGGGTTTCGTCTACCTGCTTGAAGGCATAGTAGAATTCACCGAACGTGGCTCATTGCGGGACAATGCCGAAGACTACGTTGTGGTGAACTCCTATTCTCCGGTACAGGATCGGGTCAGCGTTGATTCGCTGGAGTTCCTCTACTGCACCGAGTGTCTCGTAACAGGCCAAGCCATAGACGCAAATGCCCTGCGCAAGCAACTTTCCCCCCTTGGCGACAGCCTCATCGTTGCCGGCACGCCCGAAAAAGTCCGCGTGCACGTTCATACCAACGAACCGGAGACCGCGTTTGCCATAGCCGCCACGTTCGGCACAGTTTCCGCGCAGAAGGCGGAAAACATGCTGGAACAGCACAGAAGACTGCTGGCAGACGTACAGCAGCAGACCGGCATCATCACTGACTCCACCTGCGACCTGCCCGAACAGCTTCTGAATGAATACGGTATTCGGGTGGCCCCGTTGCGTCTTTTCCTCAACGATGAAGAGTTCGTAGACAAGATCACCATCTCCACGGAAGATTTCAACTCCCGACTGGCCTCTTCCACTTCGGCCCGCACCTCGCAGCCCGCCCCCGGCGACTTCAAGCGCCTTTACGAGGAAATGCAGGATCATTATCAGGAAGTGGCGGCGCTGCACGTCATGGCCCGCTACAGCGGCACCATGCAGTCTTCCAAGGCTGTGGGCTCGATGGTCTGGAACGACAATCTGACCATGCTGGATACCAATACCCTGACAGGCGGCCTGGGCCTTGTCGTGCTCAGGGCAGCCCAACGGGCCAGAGAAGGCATGACCGCCGCAGACATCGTCCGCATTGCGGAAGAAGAGAGCCAGAACGTGCGGGTGTTCGTTTCCATGGACACGCTGGATTTCGCCGTCCGTGGCGGCCGCATGACTCGCAGCCAAGGCATGCTTGCCCGCCTGCTGCGCATCAAGCCCGTGCTTGAATTCAATTCCCGTGAACAGGGCAAGGTTAATGTGGTGGCCAAAGCGCTTGGCACACAGCGCAGTGAAGACAAACTCTTCGCCATGCTTGCCCGCGACATGCAGGCCAAGGGTGACTGTGACCTGCAGTTTGCCATCACCCACGTCAACGTGCCCAAGGTGGCGGAACGCTACGCCAAACGCATGGAAAAAGAACTCGGCGTTGCCCCGCTCTACATCATGCAGGCATCTCCGGTTCTCGGCTGCCATAGCGGGCCCGGCGCATGCGCCGTATCCATGCTCATGTCACCGAAGGTTAAGGAAGCCTAG
- a CDS encoding MFS transporter: MSSTPQNSNLPIIFGLTLMVVMGVSSIMPVLPLLARELQAPVETIGLVLTGFTLPGIFLAPVAGILADRYGRKKVLIPSLIIFGLAGAACGLAQTLSDLLILRFIQGIGAAPLGVLYTTIIGDLYKGKERTRIMGLNAGVLGMGTAIFPALGGLLGELGWHWPFFLPLVALPLCYAVLKHLNLPEPESKQDLKSYFKSAKEIVQSKQAVALFAVTLLTFFILYGPIVTFFPVLADTSFDVPPSAIGGLFGASSLATALASALIGKLSRWFSERTMLCVGHVLYIISMILIPLTPHYWWMFIPICTFGLAQGFNFPNLTTLLTSLAPIEQRAAVMAVNGTVLRLAQTISPMFFTLVFWIGDLSAVYYAGAALSAFMLYITLARVSSTLHH; encoded by the coding sequence TTGTCATCCACGCCCCAAAATTCAAACCTCCCCATCATCTTCGGCCTGACACTCATGGTCGTCATGGGGGTATCCAGCATCATGCCGGTGCTGCCGCTTCTGGCGCGGGAGCTTCAAGCCCCTGTGGAAACCATAGGCCTTGTGCTGACAGGCTTCACTCTTCCGGGCATTTTTCTCGCTCCGGTAGCGGGCATTCTGGCAGACCGCTACGGCAGAAAGAAAGTACTCATCCCCAGCCTTATCATTTTCGGCCTTGCAGGTGCAGCATGCGGGCTGGCACAAACCCTGTCTGACCTGCTCATACTCCGCTTCATTCAGGGCATCGGCGCAGCACCTCTGGGCGTGCTCTACACCACCATCATCGGGGACCTGTACAAAGGCAAGGAACGCACCCGCATCATGGGACTCAATGCGGGCGTGCTCGGCATGGGCACCGCCATATTCCCCGCCCTTGGGGGACTGCTCGGCGAGCTTGGCTGGCACTGGCCCTTCTTCCTCCCACTGGTTGCCCTGCCGTTGTGCTATGCCGTTCTCAAACATCTGAACCTGCCTGAACCTGAATCAAAACAGGATCTCAAGAGCTACTTCAAATCAGCAAAAGAGATTGTTCAGAGCAAACAGGCTGTTGCCCTCTTTGCTGTCACCCTGCTTACATTCTTCATCCTGTACGGCCCTATAGTCACCTTTTTCCCCGTACTTGCGGATACATCCTTTGATGTTCCCCCTTCAGCCATCGGCGGACTTTTCGGCGCCTCTTCACTGGCTACGGCCCTTGCCTCTGCCCTCATCGGCAAGCTTTCACGCTGGTTCAGCGAACGCACCATGCTGTGCGTTGGGCATGTTCTGTACATCATCTCCATGATCCTCATCCCCCTCACCCCTCACTACTGGTGGATGTTCATCCCCATCTGCACCTTCGGCCTCGCGCAAGGGTTCAACTTCCCCAACCTGACCACCCTGCTCACCAGCCTCGCCCCCATTGAACAACGGGCTGCCGTCATGGCAGTAAATGGCACCGTACTCCGGCTGGCCCAAACCATCTCGCCCATGTTCTTCACGCTCGTATTCTGGATCGGAGACCTGAGTGCCGTGTATTATGCCGGTGCAGCTCTTTCAGCATTCATGCTCTACATCACCCTTGCAAGGGTAAGCTCCACGCTTCACCACTAA